From Longimicrobiales bacterium, one genomic window encodes:
- a CDS encoding efflux RND transporter periplasmic adaptor subunit, translating into MSFSRRTLSLVTVLIVLGGLSAGVWWRLGGSAAPDSADGEGGGEVAEGVDLPETTGGSQFSTDVPQPVLGAEVQLDTLWIRVGAAGQAEAFRRTLVNAQVAGVIQSVPIRENQRVRQGANLLLVDTTEYALGVAQAQADLLSAETDYRQLVLFDDEIEDPQVRAERERIARSRSGVDQREVALRQAELQLDRAQTTAPFGGRIADVRVVQGQHVTAGTELMTVVDLDPIKVEVQVLEAELGFLDEGRRAEVTFAAYPGEVFEGSIETINPVVDPESRTGRVTVLLSNPEHRIKPGMYAEVSLDAEALPDRVIVPRSAILERGDGIRRKMLFVYEPNGSNGVAKWRYVNTGRESDTHVEILPEGQEQGMVAAGEIVLIDGHHYLAHDTPVRLVENVAAEGGRPGR; encoded by the coding sequence GCGGCCCCCGATTCGGCCGACGGAGAGGGGGGAGGTGAAGTCGCAGAGGGTGTAGACCTTCCCGAGACCACCGGCGGCAGTCAGTTCTCGACCGATGTCCCGCAGCCCGTACTCGGCGCAGAGGTCCAATTGGACACTCTTTGGATTCGCGTCGGCGCAGCTGGGCAGGCGGAGGCGTTCCGGCGCACCTTGGTGAACGCTCAGGTGGCAGGAGTGATCCAGTCCGTGCCGATCCGAGAGAACCAAAGGGTTCGACAGGGGGCGAACTTGCTCCTCGTCGACACGACCGAGTACGCGCTCGGCGTCGCACAGGCACAGGCTGATTTGCTTTCCGCCGAGACCGACTACCGGCAACTCGTGCTCTTCGACGACGAGATCGAAGACCCTCAGGTCCGAGCCGAGCGCGAGCGGATTGCCCGGTCGCGGAGTGGGGTCGATCAGCGTGAAGTCGCTCTGAGGCAGGCGGAGCTCCAGCTGGACCGTGCACAAACGACTGCACCGTTCGGTGGACGCATCGCGGACGTCCGGGTGGTCCAGGGACAGCATGTGACCGCGGGCACCGAACTCATGACGGTCGTGGACCTCGATCCGATCAAAGTCGAAGTGCAAGTGCTCGAGGCCGAACTGGGCTTCTTGGATGAGGGCAGGCGGGCTGAGGTGACGTTCGCGGCGTATCCCGGTGAGGTCTTCGAAGGGTCGATCGAGACGATCAATCCGGTTGTGGATCCTGAAAGCCGGACGGGCCGCGTGACGGTGTTGCTGTCGAATCCGGAACATCGGATCAAGCCGGGCATGTACGCCGAAGTGTCGCTCGACGCGGAGGCGCTCCCGGATCGAGTGATCGTGCCCCGATCAGCGATACTGGAACGTGGTGACGGGATTCGCCGGAAGATGTTGTTCGTCTACGAACCCAACGGCAGCAATGGCGTCGCCAAGTGGCGATACGTAAACACCGGCAGAGAAAGCGACACGCACGTCGAGATCCTGCCCGAGGGTCAAGAACAGGGCATGGTCGCTGCAGGTGAGATCGTTCTCATCGACGGACACCACTACCTCGCGCATGATACTCCGGTTCGTTTGGTCGAGAATGTTGCGGCTGAGGGTGGGAGGCCAGGGCGATGA
- a CDS encoding TolC family protein, whose translation MMRRSALGAPLAALLFMAPAAAQDSGASRLTLSDALDIAEGHNPGYRQASNSAALNSVEMRTIWLDQLLPRASVSLFNTGFTGNLQRVGQDNFGNPIQNPSADWNYFSNTSQQLGLTWALQGQSLLHAYKRQGLTGEDRALTETRALTELQVEVQRSYMDALEQRELLRAEAELGEARAIDLNVAERLFSLALRTRVDVLNAELAVEQQAFALQQQQTAYDRAVLALRTRLGNDEVGAIELVEESLPLFDPASLDPDALVRMALRVNPEIQQSAVAVRSSGLGVSESKNAWWPEVSMNLFVYRRSQQPHGSSLFNIGINEPLESQFQIQFSIPMFNNFFQNKLTMDRASVQLENDREVDRATRLRIEETVRVASLELTNQWESLRLAERSLEIAQEALRLAREEYRIGTRTFEDLRSSFDQEALTRRQVITSRHSFVDALLSLEVAVGERVRSAVVPSTRDVGVR comes from the coding sequence ATGATGCGACGGTCCGCCCTTGGAGCGCCGCTCGCCGCGTTGCTCTTCATGGCGCCCGCAGCGGCACAAGATTCCGGAGCGTCCAGGCTTACGCTGTCGGATGCGCTGGACATCGCTGAGGGGCACAACCCGGGATATCGACAGGCGAGCAATAGTGCAGCGCTGAACAGTGTCGAGATGCGCACGATATGGCTGGACCAACTGTTACCTCGCGCAAGCGTGTCGCTCTTCAACACCGGATTCACCGGCAACCTCCAGCGCGTCGGTCAGGACAACTTCGGGAATCCGATCCAGAATCCATCTGCTGACTGGAATTATTTCTCGAACACCAGTCAGCAGTTGGGGCTGACGTGGGCGCTCCAGGGGCAGTCCCTTCTGCATGCATACAAACGTCAGGGACTAACCGGGGAAGATCGTGCGCTTACTGAGACCCGGGCGCTTACTGAACTCCAGGTTGAGGTGCAGCGCTCCTACATGGATGCGCTCGAACAGCGTGAGCTGCTGCGTGCGGAGGCCGAACTGGGGGAGGCCCGCGCAATCGACCTCAACGTCGCCGAACGACTCTTCTCCTTGGCGCTTCGGACTCGCGTCGATGTACTGAACGCCGAGTTGGCTGTGGAGCAGCAAGCATTCGCACTTCAGCAGCAACAGACGGCATACGACCGGGCCGTGCTCGCGCTGCGCACGCGGTTGGGAAATGACGAGGTGGGTGCCATTGAACTCGTTGAGGAGTCTTTGCCGCTCTTCGACCCCGCGAGTTTGGATCCCGACGCGTTGGTCCGCATGGCGCTCAGAGTAAATCCAGAGATCCAGCAGTCGGCGGTGGCGGTTAGATCGTCCGGCCTCGGAGTCTCGGAGTCGAAGAACGCATGGTGGCCCGAAGTGTCCATGAATCTCTTCGTCTATCGGCGCTCCCAGCAGCCCCATGGGTCATCGCTGTTCAACATCGGCATCAACGAACCGCTCGAGAGCCAGTTTCAGATCCAGTTCTCGATCCCGATGTTCAACAATTTCTTCCAAAACAAGCTCACGATGGACCGAGCGTCAGTTCAGCTCGAGAACGATCGTGAGGTGGATCGCGCGACGCGACTGCGTATTGAAGAGACGGTGCGGGTCGCCTCCCTTGAACTCACGAATCAGTGGGAGTCACTCCGGCTTGCCGAGCGCTCGCTTGAGATTGCTCAGGAGGCTCTCCGGTTGGCTCGGGAGGAGTACCGGATCGGGACGAGGACCTTTGAGGACCTTCGGTCCAGCTTCGATCAGGAGGCTTTGACTCGCAGGCAGGTGATCACGTCGCGGCACAGTTTCGTCGACGCATTGTTGAGCCTCGAGGTCGCGGTTGGGGAACGCGTGAGATCCGCCGTAGTGCCGTCGACCCGTGACGTGGGAGTGCGCTGA
- a CDS encoding efflux RND transporter permease subunit — MSIPSVSTTRPVAVWMLFLAVILLGGISYVRLPIDLLPDVSYPRLVIYTSYPDVAPAEVERQITERIEGEAAAVPGVERVTSVSREGVSLVTLRFAWGTDMDFAMLNVRERMDNVRDALPESATRPSILRVDPESEPIMTLSVAGGSDLWQTKEMAETVFRRRLEQLDGVAQASVSGGLDREIQVEVDPWLLDSYGLTIAEISRALDQANVSAPGGTILQGRYRYPLRTLGEFQDVEEIASVVVARQAIGAGAGGGGSGGAPNEGYRVVRLGDIARVTDGFADRESIARYAGEESVGVLVFKEAGANTVSVAAAVEDVLEELAIEYPAMRIDVADSQAGFIADSISNVVQALIFGGVLAFLVLFFFLRDPRYPVAIALAIPISVVGTFTLMEAAGVSLNIMSLGGLALGVGMLVDNSIVVLENIFRHREELGDDPVAAATIGTEEVQSAITASTLTTISVFGPIIYVEGVAGELFKDLSLAVAFSLLVSLLVALTLLPSLAARFAGGEAPARVAPAKAGRPKGVFRTIGWALKGAFLAPFRLMRGAWRLTADLLKFWGGGLGKMLSTVFTPMLNAFDRRFDRFAEWYHVVLERSLERPGPVLVGSAVALILTVATGAVLQRDLLPDVDQGGFSIRLELDEGTALDATIEAATQIESAALADPDVAAVFSNVGRDVRAYAGGEEASGLHTASFQVRVKEGVRTHAVAERLRGLANRFPPGALSVETGQATALGTMLGGSEADVAVRVRSEDLDAAYEVAEEVRSRMSVLPTIGNVRIGTERGQPEVQIEIDRAACASYGIDPRLVAETVDRSMRGDIATEFVDFDRKIDVVVRYPDDMRYSRATLDGLRVQGVPIRELVTIREAMGPAQVRREDQARVLPVYADVVEGGLDQGIGDIQVALSDMVPSRDVRWQVGGENEEMRRSFRDLAFAFGLALILVYMILAAQFESFVHPLTILVSVPLALVGAVLALVLTGQGLNTMSLIGAVILVGIVVNDAIVKVDFINQSREQGMQLRAAILKAGRVRLRPIIMTTVTTVLGLTPMALGIGRGSDLRAPLAIAVIGGLLVATALTLIIVPVVYQSIENIRHMVTGGALDPESVPAGD; from the coding sequence GTGTCGATCCCTAGCGTATCGACCACAAGACCCGTCGCGGTATGGATGCTCTTCCTCGCGGTGATCCTGCTGGGGGGGATTTCCTACGTCCGGCTCCCGATCGACCTGTTGCCGGATGTCAGCTACCCGCGCCTGGTCATCTACACGTCCTACCCGGATGTGGCGCCAGCAGAGGTCGAGCGGCAGATCACCGAGCGGATCGAAGGTGAGGCCGCTGCAGTACCCGGTGTCGAGCGTGTCACGTCGGTATCGCGGGAAGGTGTCAGTTTGGTGACCCTGCGCTTCGCGTGGGGCACCGATATGGACTTCGCGATGCTGAACGTCCGTGAGCGGATGGACAACGTTCGTGATGCGCTCCCCGAGAGCGCGACCCGGCCATCGATTCTCAGGGTCGATCCGGAGTCCGAGCCGATCATGACGCTCTCCGTCGCGGGCGGATCGGATCTGTGGCAGACGAAGGAGATGGCCGAAACGGTGTTTCGGCGGCGTCTCGAACAGCTGGACGGGGTGGCGCAGGCGTCGGTCAGCGGTGGACTCGACCGAGAAATTCAGGTTGAAGTCGATCCATGGCTGCTCGACTCCTATGGTCTGACCATCGCAGAGATCTCGCGCGCTTTGGACCAAGCCAACGTCAGTGCACCCGGTGGGACGATCCTCCAGGGCCGATATCGCTACCCGCTGCGAACGCTGGGTGAGTTCCAGGACGTCGAGGAGATCGCGTCGGTGGTGGTTGCTCGTCAGGCGATCGGCGCAGGGGCTGGTGGCGGGGGGTCCGGAGGAGCTCCGAACGAGGGGTACCGTGTCGTGCGCCTCGGTGACATTGCCCGGGTGACCGATGGTTTTGCCGACCGTGAGTCCATCGCGCGGTATGCCGGCGAGGAGTCGGTCGGAGTCCTTGTGTTCAAGGAAGCCGGCGCCAACACAGTTAGCGTTGCCGCCGCAGTGGAAGACGTGCTCGAGGAACTCGCAATCGAGTATCCGGCGATGCGCATCGACGTGGCGGACAGCCAGGCAGGCTTCATCGCCGATTCGATCTCGAATGTGGTCCAGGCGCTGATCTTTGGTGGCGTTCTGGCCTTTCTGGTCCTGTTCTTTTTCTTGCGTGATCCGCGATACCCGGTGGCGATCGCATTGGCGATCCCCATCTCGGTGGTCGGGACCTTCACACTGATGGAAGCCGCAGGTGTGAGCCTGAACATTATGAGCCTGGGCGGCCTCGCGCTCGGGGTCGGGATGCTCGTCGATAACTCGATCGTGGTGTTGGAGAATATCTTCAGGCACCGCGAGGAGTTGGGCGATGACCCGGTGGCTGCCGCAACGATCGGGACTGAAGAAGTCCAATCGGCAATCACTGCCTCCACCCTGACGACGATCTCGGTCTTCGGACCCATTATCTATGTGGAAGGCGTGGCGGGTGAGCTCTTCAAGGACCTTTCTCTCGCCGTCGCCTTCTCACTGCTCGTGTCGCTTCTGGTCGCGCTCACTCTGCTTCCATCGCTTGCGGCCCGGTTCGCCGGCGGTGAAGCCCCGGCCCGCGTGGCGCCTGCAAAAGCGGGACGGCCCAAAGGAGTGTTCAGGACGATCGGATGGGCGCTCAAGGGTGCCTTCCTTGCGCCGTTCCGTCTCATGCGGGGGGCTTGGCGCCTCACGGCGGACCTCCTGAAGTTTTGGGGCGGCGGGCTCGGCAAAATGTTGTCCACGGTATTCACCCCGATGCTCAACGCCTTTGATCGGCGCTTCGACCGCTTTGCCGAGTGGTATCACGTCGTCCTCGAACGTTCCTTGGAACGGCCGGGGCCGGTCCTCGTAGGTTCGGCGGTGGCACTCATCTTGACGGTGGCCACGGGAGCGGTTCTTCAGCGAGACCTGCTGCCCGACGTAGATCAAGGCGGCTTCAGCATCCGTCTCGAGTTGGACGAAGGGACTGCCTTGGACGCCACGATCGAGGCGGCTACGCAGATCGAGTCAGCCGCGCTTGCGGATCCGGACGTGGCGGCGGTTTTCAGCAACGTCGGTCGGGATGTGAGGGCCTATGCTGGAGGGGAGGAGGCGTCCGGGCTGCACACCGCTTCCTTCCAAGTGCGCGTGAAGGAGGGGGTTCGCACCCATGCCGTAGCCGAACGCCTTCGCGGGTTGGCGAACCGATTCCCGCCCGGAGCACTCTCCGTGGAGACGGGGCAGGCGACCGCGCTCGGCACCATGCTGGGCGGATCTGAGGCAGATGTCGCGGTGCGGGTCCGTAGTGAAGACCTCGATGCCGCCTATGAGGTTGCGGAAGAGGTTCGGAGCCGAATGTCGGTGCTGCCGACGATCGGGAACGTACGCATCGGTACTGAGCGCGGTCAGCCCGAAGTGCAGATCGAGATCGATCGTGCGGCATGTGCCAGCTACGGAATCGACCCACGGCTCGTGGCCGAGACTGTGGATCGATCGATGCGTGGTGACATTGCCACGGAATTCGTCGACTTCGATCGGAAGATCGACGTAGTGGTCCGATATCCCGACGACATGCGCTACTCCCGCGCCACGCTCGACGGCCTTCGGGTCCAGGGCGTTCCGATCCGCGAGCTGGTGACCATCAGGGAAGCAATGGGGCCGGCGCAGGTGCGCCGCGAGGACCAGGCACGTGTGCTCCCCGTCTACGCCGATGTCGTCGAAGGTGGCCTCGATCAGGGGATTGGGGATATCCAGGTGGCGTTGAGCGATATGGTTCCGTCACGGGACGTCCGCTGGCAAGTCGGTGGCGAGAACGAGGAGATGCGTCGGTCTTTCAGGGATTTGGCTTTTGCCTTCGGGTTGGCCCTCATTCTGGTCTATATGATCCTCGCCGCTCAGTTCGAGTCGTTCGTGCATCCGCTCACCATCCTAGTGTCGGTTCCCTTGGCCTTGGTGGGGGCTGTCCTTGCCCTCGTCCTAACAGGACAGGGACTGAACACGATGAGCCTGATCGGGGCGGTGATCCTGGTTGGAATCGTCGTGAACGATGCGATCGTAAAAGTCGATTTCATCAACCAGTCACGTGAACAGGGGATGCAGCTACGGGCGGCCATTTTGAAAGCGGGAAGGGTTCGACTCCGCCCCATCATCATGACGACAGTCACCACAGTATTGGGTCTTACCCCGATGGCACTCGGGATCGGCAGAGGGTCGGACCTACGGGCCCCGCTGGCCATCGCCGTGATCGGCGGTTTGCTCGTAGCCACTGCACTGACGCTGATCATCGTGCCGGTCGTGTACCAATCGATAGAGAACATCCGCCACATGGTCACGGGTGGCGCGCTAGACCCTGAGTCGGTGCCGGCGGGGGACTGA
- a CDS encoding efflux RND transporter permease subunit, with protein sequence MIRMSLRRPVAVAMTYTAVALLGLAAWQNIPIEMLPETQLPQLTVRGAWRGASPETVEAFLTAPLEAAIQQVEGVEKIVSESFEAESSGVGTAQIVVEFDRDTDMDFARLDLAERIATLGESLPPGIDRINVEPYVPEEFQEQSQPFLSYTFWGPYTLEALRQHLDDVVQPELAQVDGVALVRVYGGRERRLEINLDEVQLAALGLDPWTIQQAIGDLDLVREAGAIRESDNQRTITIVNRPASAEDVRNAVISAADGTPIRVSDIATVHDTYEEALSFSRINGRPAVRFQVIKDIGVNTVQVADAVKARLVELERLSPFGTEFVLDRDESEDIERQLTDLRTRALFSAVVIFVVLLLFLRSFRSAALVFATIVFSVLIALNLIYFGGLTLNLLTLMGLAMGFGLIVDNSIVVLENVYRRWQRGEDAFEAAEEGAKEVVLPILASTATTLIVFVPFVYLQGELRVFYVPLAIVVALTLVASIFVAFTFIPTLAARFLKGGALRGSTGPKQPLYVRFYSDVVSFTVRNPWFAIMVAGGVFGGSYHLFDRYVNTWAMWGGGFGGRTYIQVFVDLPRGSNLERSDQLVQFFEERIEEMPEVEQYTADIYGNRGYMEITFPDSLENTQVPGAIKEQMVAYSHTFTGATVRVYGFGPSFYGGGSSAPNYAIQVLGYNYEEVRNIAEELGRRLERLNRVQEVDTNSSSGRFNRDKASEYVVFVDRNRLSHHGLTVDGLVRNMNAAIGGAAQLGYVKLGGEEVQYQVKLEKTVDMDVLQLTETLIDTPDGRRIRLGDVMRMESRDILARIRRENQQYERTVAYEFRGPQKLGDLYHENVINTTEVMPGYTVKKGESGFSISQEQQQQIWLVIAIALLLVYMVTAALFESLLQPLCVIFTVPMALIGVYLIFFYTGASFTREAYIGVIMMFGIVVNNAILLVDHVNGVRRRAPELPLQDAIVDGTVERVRPILMTTATTVLGLMPLVLFGDNTGSNIWDALALVLIGGLLSSTLFVLTITPAVYHILERGKARAVAVPAKSVASVPQPAPVSG encoded by the coding sequence ATGATCCGGATGAGCTTGAGGCGGCCGGTCGCGGTTGCAATGACCTACACGGCGGTGGCGTTACTGGGCCTCGCCGCCTGGCAGAACATCCCGATCGAGATGCTCCCGGAAACGCAACTTCCGCAGCTGACGGTGAGAGGGGCATGGCGTGGAGCTTCACCTGAAACGGTTGAGGCGTTCCTGACCGCGCCTCTCGAAGCCGCCATCCAGCAGGTGGAGGGCGTCGAGAAGATCGTTTCGGAGTCCTTTGAGGCCGAGAGTTCGGGCGTAGGAACCGCCCAGATCGTGGTTGAGTTCGATCGCGACACGGATATGGACTTCGCACGCCTCGACTTGGCGGAGCGAATCGCCACTCTAGGGGAGTCGCTGCCGCCCGGCATCGACCGGATTAACGTCGAGCCTTATGTGCCCGAGGAGTTCCAGGAGCAGAGTCAGCCGTTCTTGTCGTACACCTTTTGGGGCCCGTACACGCTCGAAGCGCTTCGCCAACACTTGGACGATGTGGTGCAGCCGGAACTTGCTCAGGTAGATGGCGTGGCCTTGGTGCGGGTGTACGGTGGGCGTGAGCGACGCCTCGAAATCAATCTCGACGAAGTACAACTTGCAGCGTTGGGCCTGGATCCCTGGACGATTCAGCAGGCCATTGGAGACCTCGATCTCGTGCGCGAGGCCGGAGCGATCCGAGAAAGCGACAATCAGCGCACGATTACCATCGTGAACCGGCCGGCGAGCGCGGAGGACGTTCGCAACGCGGTAATCTCTGCCGCCGATGGGACCCCGATCCGTGTGTCAGACATCGCGACCGTTCACGACACCTACGAAGAGGCATTGTCCTTCTCGCGCATCAATGGGCGACCCGCGGTTCGATTCCAAGTCATCAAGGATATTGGGGTGAACACCGTCCAGGTCGCCGATGCGGTGAAGGCCCGGCTGGTCGAACTCGAGAGACTCAGCCCCTTCGGCACAGAATTCGTGCTGGATCGGGATGAGAGTGAGGACATTGAGCGGCAACTCACGGATCTGCGCACACGCGCGTTGTTCAGCGCCGTAGTGATCTTCGTGGTGCTGTTGCTCTTTTTGCGCTCGTTCCGGTCCGCGGCGCTCGTATTTGCAACGATCGTGTTCAGCGTCCTAATCGCGCTGAATCTGATCTATTTCGGTGGTCTGACGCTCAATCTCCTCACGCTCATGGGTCTCGCCATGGGTTTTGGCCTCATCGTCGATAACTCGATCGTCGTGCTCGAAAACGTGTATAGGCGATGGCAACGCGGAGAAGACGCGTTCGAAGCAGCGGAGGAGGGAGCGAAAGAGGTCGTTCTTCCGATCCTGGCGTCCACCGCGACCACACTCATCGTCTTTGTCCCGTTCGTGTACCTACAGGGTGAGCTGAGGGTCTTCTACGTCCCTTTGGCGATCGTGGTCGCACTGACCTTGGTCGCGTCCATCTTCGTGGCGTTCACGTTCATTCCGACGCTCGCAGCACGCTTCCTGAAGGGCGGGGCCCTACGTGGGTCCACAGGACCGAAACAGCCGCTCTACGTCCGCTTCTACTCCGATGTGGTCTCGTTCACCGTAAGGAACCCATGGTTCGCCATCATGGTGGCCGGGGGCGTGTTCGGAGGCTCGTACCACCTGTTTGACCGCTATGTGAACACGTGGGCGATGTGGGGCGGGGGATTTGGGGGCAGGACCTACATCCAGGTCTTTGTAGATCTCCCGCGGGGGTCGAATCTGGAGCGATCCGACCAATTGGTGCAGTTCTTCGAGGAACGCATCGAGGAAATGCCCGAAGTGGAGCAGTACACGGCGGATATCTACGGAAACCGTGGATATATGGAGATTACGTTCCCGGATTCGTTGGAGAACACACAGGTCCCGGGTGCCATCAAGGAGCAGATGGTGGCGTACAGCCACACGTTCACGGGTGCCACGGTGCGAGTGTACGGCTTCGGGCCGTCCTTCTACGGAGGGGGGTCGAGTGCCCCGAACTATGCGATTCAGGTCCTCGGCTATAACTACGAGGAAGTACGAAATATTGCCGAAGAATTGGGCAGGCGACTCGAGAGATTGAATCGGGTTCAGGAGGTGGATACCAACTCCTCTTCGGGGCGATTCAATCGTGACAAGGCATCAGAATACGTCGTGTTCGTGGACCGTAACCGACTTTCCCACCATGGACTTACGGTCGATGGTCTCGTGCGAAATATGAATGCTGCGATTGGTGGTGCCGCACAACTCGGGTACGTGAAGCTGGGCGGAGAAGAGGTCCAATACCAAGTGAAGCTGGAGAAGACGGTCGACATGGACGTCCTGCAGCTCACCGAGACGCTCATCGACACACCTGATGGCCGCCGGATCAGGCTCGGTGACGTGATGCGCATGGAGTCCCGGGACATCTTGGCCCGAATCCGCAGGGAAAACCAACAGTACGAACGGACCGTGGCTTATGAGTTCCGGGGCCCGCAGAAGCTCGGGGACCTCTATCACGAAAATGTGATCAACACGACTGAGGTCATGCCCGGATATACAGTGAAAAAGGGCGAATCTGGCTTCTCGATCAGCCAGGAGCAGCAGCAACAGATCTGGCTCGTGATCGCGATCGCGCTCCTTCTTGTGTACATGGTGACGGCGGCGCTCTTCGAGTCGTTGCTGCAGCCTCTGTGCGTGATCTTCACAGTCCCGATGGCGTTGATTGGGGTGTATCTCATCTTCTTCTACACCGGGGCGTCCTTCACGCGGGAGGCGTACATCGGGGTGATCATGATGTTCGGAATCGTTGTAAACAATGCGATTCTGCTTGTGGATCACGTGAACGGGGTCCGTCGAAGGGCCCCGGAGCTCCCTCTGCAGGACGCGATCGTAGACGGGACTGTGGAACGGGTACGGCCCATCTTGATGACCACCGCGACGACCGTATTAGGCCTGATGCCCTTGGTGTTGTTCGGTGACAACACCGGCTCGAACATCTGGGACGCATTGGCTCTGGTCCTGATCGGAGGTTTGTTGTCCTCCACTCTCTTTGTGCTGACGATCACCCCGGCTGTCTACCACATTCTTGAACGCGGGAAGGCTAGGGCTGTTGCGGTTCCTGCTAAATCCGTGGCCTCTGTCCCCCAGCCAGCCCCGGTGTCCGGCTAA